The Columba livia isolate bColLiv1 breed racing homer chromosome 2, bColLiv1.pat.W.v2, whole genome shotgun sequence genome includes the window tcaagctggaacacaagaggttccgcttaaatttgagaagaaacttcttctcagtgagggtgacagaacactggaacaggctgcccggggaggttgtggagtctccttctctggagacattcaaaacctgcctggacatgttcctgtgcgacctcacctaggcgttcctgctccggcagggggattggactagatgatcttttgaggtcccttccaatcccaaacatactgtgatactgtgaaagcaGGCCTCCCTCCCAAGCCAGCCATTACCCCTTTAACAAATAACTCATAAAAGTGATAGAATCGTGGCAggtggaacaaaaaaaaaaaaaaagacaaaccaacaacctgaaacaaaacaagaaatgccATGGATTAACCTTGCATGACAAAAATATTACAGTGTAGAACCTGTACTCCCCACTGAAAGTCTCTTTTTCCCTACAGAAGGTTAGAATAACTGTAAGCTTTTCAAATGCCAGAATCTTTGACAGATATCACAAACATTTACTTAACTGATTCAATATTTCACAtgtcaaaatgtattttgtgaataataaactgaaacattttctgcGGTCAGTGTATATCCAAACCTCTCTCCCCCATGATTTCAAAGGCTACGAGAACAGAGCTTTAGAGATGCATTTTAAGTATCTTTCATCCAAAATGTTATCAGTcttgttccttcctcctctAAGGATAtcccaaaaaagggaaaaaagatccAAAGGACATTAGTGTATTACTGcatttctgaagggaaaaaaaaaatatgcagaaaatcATAAAATGTCAAGTAGTTTGAATATAAATTGTAGAAATCATCCTATCAGAAACTTTACCCAATCCCTAAAATGGCTTATCCATTTATGTTCCCATAGTAACAATTCCTAGAGTCTTCCTACAAATCCAGGGAATTCCCACTCCCATCACCCCCCCAAGAGGAGGCAGGAGTGAAAAGGACAGAAAGAGGGGACCTGGTAGGTGTTCATTTAAGCGTGGcatgtttttaaaaggtaataTTTGACAAGGCCCCAATACCGCAATTTCCTTATAGGTACTACACGTTGACTTtcacagacttcttttttttaaaggccaTTTTTAGAAGGACAGAATACTGAGACAAGAAGAAAGCTGAACCAACCTTCTCAAACACAAAATAGTGTACAGACAATACAAGATTTaggagaaagatttttttttttccaaaatatgctGCATAACCATGTTTTTATCATACAGCTCTGTCTATAAGTTCTAAATCAGGGCATATCTCTATAGAAATTCATAATTAAGATACCAGGAAATTGGTTTTCACATAGATGTAAATTCTGTAATTTAGAATACCAATGTTTTTTATTCacaatcacttttttttaaaaacaggctattttaatggaaaaaaacccattcaACAAGTTTCATTTGACTTTTACTTATGGTTGAATACACATGAAATGTGCTTTCAATGCATAAAAATCACAGTGGATAGCAGCAAAGGACTTGGGGGAAATTAAGGAAAATTTGATCATTCACATTGTGATTAATCTGCACATTGATGAAAGATAGCTATTTCacacttctaaaaataaacttgagatcattcttaaaaaaaaaaaagccccccaaaatacacaaaaacccccaaaacaaacataaatccaAATGCATTACTTTTCTTTTacacacaaaaatgaaatatttttatggcaGCAAAAGATTTTGATAATAATGAAAGTCTGTAAACTGTAATTCAatctctttttgttgttgttgttcccaaAGTGCAAGATGCAAGATTCCCATAAGCTTTCAGTAGTGCTTTTCCTGTAAATAATCCTTCATTTTGTTTGGCAAAGGCAGTTTCTGAATCAGGTCTATTCTGGTGTACTGACGTATTACAAAACGACACAGGTATTGTAAAGAACGCACCTGCATAAACCGAGAGACTGGATTTGTCAGTCTCACTGGATAAGTTGCAGATCCAGGCAGTCGGGATCTCGAATAGCAGAAAGCTCCATTTTCAGAGTCCCTGATTGAATGTTCAATTAAGTCAACTATAGACGTATGTCCCTCCACATCTGGTTGTTCATAAAAGCTAAACCTGCCATTTGAGTGTTCAATTCTAGTGTGAAGAGTTTTTCCATGGGAACGAAAACTCAAACTTAAAAGATAACGATCATCAGAACTATCTCGAACAAGAAACGAGCCATCAGGCACATTAGCTAATTTTCCCTCTGCCTCCCAACGTGTAATGGGGCCCCAGTACCATCCTTGTTTTGCAagttttttcagttcttctgtgaGACTTGTCACAACCATAGGACCACTGTTCTGTACAGAATCATAAACTCTTCCAACTCCAGGGGCAGTGTTAGGATCAAAATTCAAATGGCAGCGCACACTTTCAGCCATGTGGGCATCTGTGCCATTTAATCCATTGAAGTTCCTTTGGATTTGATTATTTTGCATTGGAGGTAGCAAAGGTGAGAGTGGAGGGACATCACTATGATTAACTCTTGGGCTTTGCAACATGACTCCTGTGGTACCAATCAACAAACCATTCACTGTCTGGTCCACAAAGATATCTGGTGCAACAACTACATCCTGATCCACTTGGCTCTCTTCTTCATGGAAAGCATTTCCCCCCACTTGAGAAGAAACCGTTGAAACTTCCATGGGTGAGGAACTATCCAGACAGTAACTACGTGATCCTTCCAAAGGATACATTCCCTCATCTAAAGGCACAGTATACTGAATGTAGTCCTGAGGCATTAATCCAATAACTACAGGCACATGTTCATCAATATGAAGATGCAAGTCCCCATTCTGAGATTCCgtattttttaatgcattgtTTT containing:
- the SOCS6 gene encoding suppressor of cytokine signaling 6, whose amino-acid sequence is MKKISLKTIRKSFNLNKSKDESDFVVVQQPSLSEFGKDDSLFGSCYGKDLANCEVNSEDEKGGKNRSKSESLMGTLKRRLSAKQKQKGKGSTPSVSSADDDTFSSSSAPITFKDVRAQRPLRSTSLRNHHYSPTPWPLRPTNSEETCIKMEVKVKALVHSSNPSPALNGVRKDFHDLQSDNVFQEQNNALKNTESQNGDLHLHIDEHVPVVIGLMPQDYIQYTVPLDEGMYPLEGSRSYCLDSSSPMEVSTVSSQVGGNAFHEEESQVDQDVVVAPDIFVDQTVNGLLIGTTGVMLQSPRVNHSDVPPLSPLLPPMQNNQIQRNFNGLNGTDAHMAESVRCHLNFDPNTAPGVGRVYDSVQNSGPMVVTSLTEELKKLAKQGWYWGPITRWEAEGKLANVPDGSFLVRDSSDDRYLLSLSFRSHGKTLHTRIEHSNGRFSFYEQPDVEGHTSIVDLIEHSIRDSENGAFCYSRSRLPGSATYPVRLTNPVSRFMQVRSLQYLCRFVIRQYTRIDLIQKLPLPNKMKDYLQEKHY